The window TGGAATCCTGAGCTTTGAATTATCTAAATTTCCTTATGGACTACACTTTGATTCTAACATTACGCATGAGCCACCTAATTTCCGTGGCATAGACATTTCATCGTCATCAGCAAAAAAAGTTACATCACGAGAAACATACCGTATCATCAAATTTAATCTTGATAGTGTAGGAAATATAGTTGAAGCTAATAAGTATTTTGCTCTTGAGATGGATAAACTCTATTCCGAATTAAGCTGGAAAAAGAATCTTTCAGAAAAGTTCTTGCTTTCAATCAATAAGTATTCCTCTAACTTTGGTCAAAACTGGTGGCTACCAATCGTATGGATGATTGTCTTTGCTTCTTTGTTTTACATTTTTAGAGATTATGACCCATTTGATTATTCTTTTTTAAATGGCATTGCGTCTTTTATCATTCCTTATCAAGGTATAATAGGCGATACGCATCAAATGTCTAAGCTATTGTGTTCTATACTATTTGGTGTCTTGTTTTACCAAACGACAGTCGCTTTAAAGCGGAAGACAAGGAGATAATGTAAATCCACCCCAACCCTCCTTTATCAAAGGAGGGGGTTTTAAGTCTCCCTTTAATAAAGGGAGATTTAGAGGGATTTACATTCCTGCTTTTCTGATATGGAAGTTTGCTTCGCTACGCTCGCAAAGAATTACAGTGAAACGACCGCATCACTTCCTCGTGTATTTGCTCAATGGTCTTTTCAGAGATTCCGCTTTTTTCTCCAATTTCAAGAGCACTAATAAGTTTTTCGACAGACGGACTTCGCCTCAGTTCTCCCCTTGCTCCAACTTCTTTTTTTGGTGTGACAGTTTCATATTTTTCCATTCTTTTATCTTATCGGAAATGCAAATGTAAATCCACACCAACCCTCCTTTATCAAAGGAGAGGTTTTAAGTCTCCCTTTAATAAAGGGAGATTTAGAGGGATTTCCATTATTGCAAACTAGGCGTGGAAGTTTGCTTCGCTACGCTCGCAAAGACAACAGAAGATTGCCACAGCACCTGCGGTAATCCGCAGTAATGCGCTTCTATCTCCCCCTTTGGCAAAGGGGGATTAAGGGGGATTTACATTTCGCTTCCTGACGTAGAAATTCAAAGGCAAAATCCACCCCGACCCTCCTTTGATAAAGGAGGGAGCAAGAAAAAAGCCCCGCAAAATTGCAGGGCTTGGAATACGATTCTTAATGTTGATGCTCAGAACCGAGCAGTTCAAGGCGGAGGATGAAAAATATGCGCAGTGTACGTCGTAGGTACATGAGCAATATTTTTATTCCGACAACGCAGAAATGCGAAGCGTTATCAGCATCAACTTATTTGACTGCGGATTCCCAGTCTTTCAGGAACTTCTCTATACCTATATCCGTCAGCGGATGTTTCATCATCTGCGTAACAACGGAATAAGGAATAGTGGCGATATCCACGCCGACTTCCTGAAGCTGGAACATGTGCGCTGTGCTTCTGATGCTTGCGGCGATAACCTCGGTTTCAAATCCGTAGGTCTCCACAAGCTGCTGGCACTGGCTGACAACATCGATACCGTCGTGGCCTATGTCGTCCAGTCTGCCCGCAAAGGGGCTGATGTATGCCGCTCCGGCTTTGCAGGCCAGAAGAGCCTGATTTGCCGAAAAGATAAGTGTTACGTTAACGGGGATTCCCTCGCCTGCCAGAATGCTGGTGGCTTTCAGGCCGTCTTTTGTGAAAGGAACCTTAACAACGATATGCTCGCTGATCTCCGCCAGTTCTCTGCCCTCTTTCACCATGTTTTCCCAGTCCAGTGCGATAACTTCCGCACTGACAGGTCCGCACACGATTTCGCAGATCTCTGCCACGGTCTTTTTAAAATCTCTTTTTTCCTTTGCAATGAGCGAAGGGTTGGTGGTCACGCCGTCAAGGATTCCGAGGTCTTTAACCTCTTTGATCTCGCTGATGTTTGCCGTATCAAGAAACAGTTTCATTCTCTTCTCCGGTTTTCTGGGCTATGAACTTGTCCATGCTCTCTTTTGAGTCGAAGTAGTATATCTTGTCATACAGTTTCACTTTGAAATCGGTGTCCTTGCTGACATAGGTCCCTGAAATAGGGTCTACTGCCGTCTCAAGCGGTTTCGGAGCCGCCTCCT of the Seleniivibrio woodruffii genome contains:
- the fsa gene encoding fructose-6-phosphate aldolase, with the protein product MKLFLDTANISEIKEVKDLGILDGVTTNPSLIAKEKRDFKKTVAEICEIVCGPVSAEVIALDWENMVKEGRELAEISEHIVVKVPFTKDGLKATSILAGEGIPVNVTLIFSANQALLACKAGAAYISPFAGRLDDIGHDGIDVVSQCQQLVETYGFETEVIAASIRSTAHMFQLQEVGVDIATIPYSVVTQMMKHPLTDIGIEKFLKDWESAVK